The following is a genomic window from Kineosporiaceae bacterium.
GCGACACCCCGGATGCTGAGCGCGTAGCCGCGGTCGGGGGTGACGTTGACCTCGACGGTCTCCTCCCCCAGGCCGAGCAGCGCGATGGCGTCCGAACCCACCTCGGCATCCCCGTGATCCCACTCGACCAGCCGGATGATGCCGCCGTGCTCGGTGCCCAGGCCCAGTTCGGCGGCCGAGCAGATCATGCCGTCGCTGACGTGGCCGTAGGTCTTGCGGGCGGTGATGGTGAACCCACCCGGGACGACGGGCAGCACCGCGCCCGGCAGGCTCACCACGACCAGGTCACCGGCGAGGAAGTTGTGCGCGCCGCAGACGATGCCCCGGGGCGTGCTCGCGCCGTCCGGACCGGCGGTGTTGTGCGCGCCGACATCGACCTGGCACCAGCGGATGACCTTGCCGTTCTTCTGCGGCTCGTCGGCGAACTCGACCACCCGGCCGACCACCAACGGTCCACCGACGCCACCACCGTGGACGCCCTCTTCCTCGAGGCCGACGCTGACCAGCGCCGCCGCGACCTGGGTGCCGCGCACGCCGTCGGGCAGCGCGACGTACTCGCCCATCCAGGGCAGGGGAACGCGCATCAGACACTCATTCCGTAGTGCAGGCTGAACCGGGCGTCGCCCTCGACCATGTCGCGCATGTCGGCGATGCCGTGGCGGAACATCAGTGTGCGCTCGAGGCCCATGCCGAAGGCGAACCCGCTGTAGCGCTCGGGGTCGATGCCACAGGCCAGCAGCACGTTCGGGTTGACCATGCCGCAGCCGCCCCATTCGATCCACCCGGTGCCGCCGCAGGTGCGACAGGCCGGGTCGGGGCCGGACGGCCCGAACGGGCCGGGGCAGACGAAGCAGCCGAGGTCGAACTCGGCGCTCGGCTCGGTGAACGGGAAGAACGAGGGTCGCCACCGGGTCACCGCGTCGGGGCCGAACATGGCCCGCGCGAAGTGATCCAGCGTGCCGCGCAGGTTGGCCATGGTCAGGCCCTCGTCGACGGCCAGCCCCTCGACCTGATGGAACACCGGGGTGTGCGTGGCGTCGAGCTCGTCGGTGCGGAAGGTCTTCCCGGGCACGCAGACGTACACCGGGACGCCGCGGTCGAGCAGCGAGCGGGCCTGCACCGGTGAGGTGTGGGTGCGCAGCACCAGACCGCTGGACGGCGGGTCGACGAAGAACGTGTCCTGCATCTGGCGTGCCGGGTGGTCGGGATCGAAGTTGAGGGCATCGAAGTTGAACCACTCCGCCTCGAGCTCGGGGCCCTCGGCGACCTCCCAGCCCATCGCCACGAACACGTCCGCGATCCGCTCGGAGATCGACTCCAGCGGGTGCCGTGCGCCGCGCGTCGTCCGCTCGGCCGGCAGCGTGACGTCGACCGTCTCCTCGACGAGCACCCGGGCATCGCGCTCGGCCTCGAGGACGACGGTGCGCTGCGCCAGCGCCTGGTTCACCCGGCCCCGGGCGGTACCGACCCGCTGGCCGGCGTCCTTGCGGGCAGCCGGCGGCAGGGCACCGATCTCACGATTGGCCAGCGCCAGCGGACTGCGATCGCCCGCGACGGCGAGGCGGACCTGCTTGAGCGTGTCGAGGTCGGTGGCACCGTCGATGGCGGCGAGTGCCCACAGGACCTGCCGGTCCAGTTCCTCGGGGCTCAACGCCGCGACCTCGACCGGATCGAAACTCTTGTTCGGTGCAGACATGTCCATCCACGTTCAGGCTCGGTGACGGATCCGCGAGAGGACCCTGCTCGAGTCTGTCAGATGGGCACCGGCACCCGCGCACAGGTATTCCGCGTCCCCCGGAGTCTCGATCAGACCACCGAGCGGTCGGCGCTGCCCGGCCAGTCGAACAGCGCCCAGCCGTCGGCGTCGGCCCGCAGCTCGGCCGGCACACAGTTGGGGACGAACCGCGCCCGGGCCAGGTCGTTCGGCACGTTGTCGGCCAGGCGGGGCAGCGTCAGGGACATGACTCCGCCGTGGCTGATCACGACGACGGTCTCGCCGCGGTGGGCATCGGCGATCGTTGCCAGCGCGTCCTCGACCCGATCGATCACGCGCAGGCCGGTCTCCCCACCCGGGATCCCCACCTCGAGGTCACCGTCCAGCCATGCCTCGAAGACCTGCTGGGGACGGGGATCGGTGTACGGCACCCCGGCCAGCTCGCCCACCGAGAACTCCTGCAGCCCGGCAACAACGGTCAGCCCCACGCCGAGTGTCTGCGCCAGGATGCTGCCGGTGGCCTCGGCCCGGGTCATGGAGCTGGCGTACACCGCCGCCACCCGCCGGGTGCGCACCGCCTCGGCCAGCGCCTGGGCCTGCGACCGGCCGGTCGTGGTCAACCGGCCACCGTCGTCGGTGAGCACTCCGTGCACCGGGTACTCGGCGTCGCCGTGTCGGGCGACCAGCAGGGTGGCCGGGCACTGCAGATCGCTCATGCGAGGTGAATCTACGCCGCCGTCCGGGGGACGGCGCGGCCTGAAATCCGCGTGCCGGAGCGAGATCGGCGTCCTACCGTCGAGTCATGTCGACCCCACCGAGCTTCGAGCTCACCCTCCCTGACGTCCGCTGGCACGCCAGCTGGCTGGAGGCTGCCGCCGAGTTCGCGGCCACCGGTGAGTTCCCGCACGGTTCGGGCCTGACCCCGGACGGCAAGCAACCCCTCGCGGGCATGCCCGCGTGGCGTCCGGGCGAGCTCGCCGATCCGGCCCGCTTCGCGGCGTTCGTGACCGATCTTCGCAGCCTGACCGACCCGGACGTCGTGCGCCCGCTCGGGCTGGTGCCCGACACCAAGTTGTGGATCACTGACGGCGATCGATATCTGGGCGCGGTATCGCTTCGACACGAGCTGAACGACTTCTTGCTGCAGACCGGCGGCCACATCGGCTACAGCGTGCGCCCGACCAGCCGCCGCAGGGGGTTGGCCACAGCGGCGTTGCGTGGGGCGCTCGAGCGGGCCGCGGCGGCACCGTTGAGCCTCACCCGGGTGCTGCTCACCTGCGAGGAGGGCAATGCCGCCTCGGCAGGCGTGATCGAACGCTGTGGCGGCGTCCTGGAGGACGTGCGCGGCACCATGCGGCGCTACTGGATCACCGTGAGCCCGGATGAGAAGGCTCCAACGCTTCGGCCCGACGCCGGGTCCCGCGCCTAGAGTGGCGATCGGGGGCCGGTTCGGCCCGGACGGACCACGG
Proteins encoded in this region:
- a CDS encoding GNAT family N-acetyltransferase translates to MSTPPSFELTLPDVRWHASWLEAAAEFAATGEFPHGSGLTPDGKQPLAGMPAWRPGELADPARFAAFVTDLRSLTDPDVVRPLGLVPDTKLWITDGDRYLGAVSLRHELNDFLLQTGGHIGYSVRPTSRRRGLATAALRGALERAAAAPLSLTRVLLTCEEGNAASAGVIERCGGVLEDVRGTMRRYWITVSPDEKAPTLRPDAGSRA
- the pheS gene encoding phenylalanine--tRNA ligase subunit alpha: MSAPNKSFDPVEVAALSPEELDRQVLWALAAIDGATDLDTLKQVRLAVAGDRSPLALANREIGALPPAARKDAGQRVGTARGRVNQALAQRTVVLEAERDARVLVEETVDVTLPAERTTRGARHPLESISERIADVFVAMGWEVAEGPELEAEWFNFDALNFDPDHPARQMQDTFFVDPPSSGLVLRTHTSPVQARSLLDRGVPVYVCVPGKTFRTDELDATHTPVFHQVEGLAVDEGLTMANLRGTLDHFARAMFGPDAVTRWRPSFFPFTEPSAEFDLGCFVCPGPFGPSGPDPACRTCGGTGWIEWGGCGMVNPNVLLACGIDPERYSGFAFGMGLERTLMFRHGIADMRDMVEGDARFSLHYGMSV
- a CDS encoding histidine phosphatase family protein translates to MSDLQCPATLLVARHGDAEYPVHGVLTDDGGRLTTTGRSQAQALAEAVRTRRVAAVYASSMTRAEATGSILAQTLGVGLTVVAGLQEFSVGELAGVPYTDPRPQQVFEAWLDGDLEVGIPGGETGLRVIDRVEDALATIADAHRGETVVVISHGGVMSLTLPRLADNVPNDLARARFVPNCVPAELRADADGWALFDWPGSADRSVV